The genomic DNA gaaaagcatcaccataaaggactTAGCATACTAGAAGTTAAGCAAGCATGCTAGTGCTAGCAAGAACATACAGGTGAGCTACCCAAAGCATATCACAGCAACTGCCACTCAAGTATCCTTGAAACCaattgaaaaattctcaaacacaaggaattggtgccaggggttgaaaacttgcAAGTGCTTAACTTAGCGAATGTGCCAAGCCTAGGTCAAAGACCATCAAAAGCTTAAGACACCACTCTCAGTCATCCACAGCCTTGTCCAAGTTCTCCAGAGGAGCAGTCTCGGATCAAGAACAGTggtgcaagcaatcccacctggatcttttcactcaGAGCAAAGCAAGAGTTGGATTTTTGAAATTAGAGTCCAATTAGTACATTCCAACACGAAGCAAAAGAGGGCATCTTGTTGCATGTGATAGCAAAGGACCTAGCCACTAAACATGAAACAAGATAGCAAAAGCATACgagcctacacatgctagtagcagatccaaaaggtgaccatgttttatgattttcaaagaataaaatagctaagctcagagccaatatacaacatattcaaaggagctagctactcatggtcaaagcatatatacaactcatagcatagcacaaagcacaagcaaatgcagatatcaTACATGAGAAGCTCAGTGCAAGTGTAATGCATATGAGCAAATGTTATGCAAAGTGGTATGTACACAAAAATGCAAGaaatagcaaaaagaaggtAAAACCAAATCCTAAACTACAAaaacaactacccaactcaaaatgggtagcACACGCCAAGCTCTCCCCGCAAGCGAGCATAGGTGGCTTGTTCTAGGGGCTTGGTCAAGATGTCGGCTACTTGATTATCAGTGGACACATGGGTCAGCTCAACATCACCCTTCTCATAGTGATCTCTCAGGAAGTGGAACCTCACGTctatatgcttggagcgagagtgTAGGACGGGGTTCTTGGCTAGGCTTATGGCTGAGGTGCTATCAATGAAAATGGGAACTCTGCCATAGGTTAGGCCATAATTGCTGAGAGTGtgtctcatccaaaggatctgggagcaacaactagcagcagcaatgtattcggcttctgtggtggaaagggctacactagtttgcttgcgggcagaccaagacacaagagaagttccaagaaactggcaagtgcctgaagtcgacttgcgatcaatccgacacccaccatgatcagcatcagaaaagccaaccaacGCATGAGAAGAGGAAGCAGAGTACCATAAGCCAAACTCTGCAGTGTATCGAAGGTACCTGAAGATCCTCTTCACAGCGTTCCTGTGAGacgtgcgcggagaagcctggaacctcgcgcagagatagaccgcgaactggatgtcaggtctggtggccgtcaggtacaggagcgagccgatcatgctcctgtactccttctggtccacagcaACACCTTCAGTGTCCTCATCCAGCGCCGTAGAAGTGCTCATAGGAGTCGGCATGGGACTGAggtccccgaagtcgaacttcttgagcatgtccttggtgtacttggcctggtggacgaaggtgccatctcgggtttgcttgatgtgcaacccgaggaagaactgaagctcacccatcatcgacatctcaaactccctgctCATATCATCAGAAAAGCTAGaaacaagagagtgagaggagccaccaaagatgatatcatccacgtaaatctgaaccaacagaaAATCAGTACCATGCTTGAGGAGAAACAGTGTCTTATCTACCGATCCCATGACAAACCCCTGTTTAAGCAAAAAGGCTCTCAACCTCgcataccaggctctaggggcttgctttagaccatacaaagccttatgaagcttgaagactcggtctggaaacttgggactctcaaagccaggaggctacttcacatagacctcctcctctataaacccgttcaaaaaggcactcttaacatccatctgatacagcttgaaccccttcgaagctacaaaggctaaaaagatcctgatggcctctaaacgagctacaggtgcaaaggtctcctcataatctatcccctcctgctggctgtaaccctgagctactaacctagccttgttcctcacaaccatcccatcatcaccctgtttgttcttgaaaacccatttggtacctatagggtggcaatctggtggaggctctacaaggacccagacttggtttcgctcaaagttttctagctcctcatgcatggcattgacccagttagaattagataaagcatgtccaacatctttgggctcaaaggtGGCTACGAAAGCAGAATGAGCACAGAAAGCGATAGAGGTAACCTTCGACCGCGTCTGAACTCCATGGTGAAGGTCCCCAAGTATCCTCTCTGGAGGATGATCCCGCAGGGCTCGGTGGTGTACTCGCTGAGGTGAAGTcacctcgccaccgccctcaGCATGGGTCCTGGAAGAAGAACCTTGAGCTGGACGTGGATCGGTCATAGTCGAAGCTGTGGGGAGCaggccgccatcgtcgtcagaACTCGAATCTCCAGGAAATGGGCCTACAGCCGGCGCAGGGACACCACCATCACCCTCAAAGGCTTcaggctcatcctcatcctcgaagatgtcctggccaaactcatcatcacctgcacattccaaagaagcagacaaagaaggagtggactcgtctaaggttacattacaagtttcgacgatccggttagtctcaagaataagaacacgatggcctctagattgaagagcatagccaagaagaatgccatcagagctcctagactcgaacttatcaagattACCCTCCTTCAaaacaaagcatctgcaaccaaaagCACGCAGGTGAGACACACTGGGCTGTCGACCAAActgcaactcataagaagtcttttTCAAGAAAGAGCGAAGAAAGATGCGGTTGGCAACatagcatgcggtgttgatcgcctcagcccaaaaacgcctaggagtcctatgctcatcgagcatcgtcctggcCATCTCCACTAGGGTCCGGTTCTTACGTTCAACCACGCCATTCTGTGGAGGAACATAAGGAGAGGAGTACTGGTGATCGAGACCAAAGCTACGACAGAAGTCATCAAAACGAGCATTCTTAAATTCAGTACCATTATCACTGCGGATAGCCCTCATGGCATGTGGAAGCTCGTTCTGTAACCTCAAGGCAAGGTCTCGAAAGTActgaaaagcctcatccttagtCTCCAAGAAGTAAACCCAAGAGTACCGAGAAAAATCGTCaacgatcacaagaatgtaccacttcccaccgacAGAGCGCACACGAGCGGGACCAACGGTGTCCATGTGAAGAAGCTCGCCAGGGTGcgatgtcatcacctgattcaTAGGTGGGTGTGGAAGggaaaccatcttcccgtgatGACATGGGTGACCAACAAGGTCCTTATCCAACTTgagcttgggcaatcctcggatcagatcaagtgagctgagcctaactagtagatcaaagctcaaatgaCCAAGTCTCCTGTGCCACTTCCAGAGCTCAGAGGACTGACCAGTCACCAGACAGTGAGAGGTGCTAGAAGAAGATCCAAAAAAGTCAATGCGTAACACACGACCAAAAGGAACAATGCCGCAAACAAAATCacctctggaatcaagaacacgcgagcAGCCTCTCTTGAAACTCACCTCATacccatcatcaagaagttgcgaaacagaaagcagattaaaaccaagtttatcaacaagagcaacctctctcagggtgaagTCGTCAGAAACCCGAATAGCGCcaactccacgtacctttcctctgctgttatccccgaaggtgatgtactctttgtccttcatcggggtgaggctggagaaccatctgtgacttccggtcatgtggcgtgAACAACCAGAGTCCATGAGCCATATGTCCTCCAGGCCTCGAGTGTCCTGCTCATTAGACAGAGAAAGAGCGGGCAAATGgcccgacactggggttagcacagaaagaagcaaaccagtgtcgtgccatctgctcgaaagtagggtaagtatcctcaaacgaaaactgtggctggcgaccaccacgctgaggaaaacgtggtgcgcctccgccaccaaagCTTCGGCCACGCTGACCACCACCGAAAGCACGGTGTGGAACAGGGCCGGCGAAACCACCAACAGGAGCGCGGTAatcaccgccgcctccccctcctccacctacacgacgtGACCTGGCATCCCGCCTCTGCCCACGTCGAGCTGGAGCGTGTCCACCTGTAGGCTAGTGGAACACCTTCGGAGCACGCCTCTCAGACTGCCTGCGCTCAAGCCTCAACCTCTGGAAGCAAAATTCTGCCAAGTGACCCTCCCTTTCACACCACTCACACTGGTAAGGCTCTCTCTTGTGTGTAGGCTGTGGTGTAGGTGCTGGGGCTCTCTGAGGTACTCTGGGGGGCTGAGTCCTCACCTTGGGCTTAGGAATTGGCTTACCACTAGGAGGGAGTGTATCCAGTCGGTTCTTGAGATGGTTAGGCTTGGGAACCCACACTGGATTCTTAGGTGGAGCTTTGGGTGGCTCAGTGAGGATTTCATCCTTAACTGGTGCTGGCTTAGGAACTGGTGGAGCTGTGGAAGAAGAAAGTGCATTCACACTCGGCTCAAGTATCTCACCAATCTTACCATAGGGTTGGACAAAGTCAGCAGGAGTAAAAGCAAAACCAACCCCAACACCATCAGGACGCTTAAACTGCTgaaccatcatgcccaactgaggcTCGCGGGCGGACACCCGACTAAGAATCTCCCGAAGGTGGgagttctcctcctccatccgggTCTTGTCCTTCCGTGCCTCCTCAAGCTCAGAGATCAGACTTGGGCACACAGTACAATCAGCAGAGCAAGAGCTAGGGATTGCGGATTTCTCCAACTTCCTCAAGGCAGCATTCTTCTCCTTAAGCTCTTCTCTAAGCGCTGGGCACTCCTTACAAGCacccaagagggtaggccgggacttgagctcgtccaaggccttcttgccctcctcgagcttgagcaagttctcatcatacttgctcCTGAGCTCGGAAAGGTCAGACATCAAGCCGATGCACTGACTGCACTCATCCTCCTCAACACAATCCTCCACAATAGGGGCAGACTGAGCAATCTCTAAAGCTAGTTTAACTTCCTTCAGCTCCTGTCTCAAAGCTCTAAACTGCCTCTTAGCATCCTTAATGATCAAATCCTGATTATCTAGAGCAGTGTAaagatcctccaactcctcagGAGTGGGGTGCTCAGGACGTACCTCAGAGCTTGGCTCTGGCTGAGGTGCAGGCTCTGCAGTGGTGGAAGGAGTTCCGTCGGCGTCGGAGTCGATGGCCATGGAGCAGAAACCAGCCGCCTTCCCAGTATGGAGGCAAAGGCCGGTGAAGCCCTccgtggccttcttcttggagCTCCGCTTCTTCTCGCCACGGTGGTGTGAGTCGGAGTCACTGGAGCTGGATGAAGATGAAGACGTAGAACTCTGGCTGGTGGATGAGTAATCCTCGCTTTGGGCGACAAACGCCTGCTTGTTCTTGTACTTGCcgacgttcttcttcttccgctcGTGGTGCCGCTTGGAGCGTCCGCCATTCTTCTTGTGGGAGTGCCCACTCTGGTGCTTGTGGCGGTGCTCGCGGTACTCCTCGTGCCTGGAGGGGTCGTCCTCATCCCTGGAACTCTTCTTCTTGGGGCACTCAGCTGCGAAGTGGCCGGTtttgccgcagttgaagcaggtcttcgctcgtgcttgtctgttgttgaaggcgcgctggaacttgtggaTGATCAGTGCAAGCTCCTTGTTTCCCAGCACCTCCCGCTGCTCATCTGTCatagacacaagagaagacaAGCAAAAACCTCCAAGAGAAGGGTTAGAGTTAGCTCCAGAGTTGCCTAGCAGGGCCATCGActtggaggcggaggcatcagcatgattgccttccatcttagctcgagagagcttctccacctccgaagccttgagcttgctgaacagctcatccacggtgagggtctcatagctagcagactctatgatagtctggaccttcacctcccagaccttgcgatcaagagcatagagaagctTCATAGCCTTCTCATGATCAGAGTTGGTCTGGGTGCCCTGTGGCTGGTTCGCacgcaccttgttcacaatcgactgaaaacgactgaacatggtgtcgatgctctcacccggGAACTGAGAAAAGTTCTCGTAGtcccgccggtgagtctcatacAGCCTCGACTTGACATGGTTGGTTCCTTCATGGAAATTTGCCAACCGTCTCCAGATCTCCCGGGCTGTGAGAAGGTCGCTGACACGATCGAACTCAGGACGAGAGAGACAGG from Panicum virgatum strain AP13 chromosome 7N, P.virgatum_v5, whole genome shotgun sequence includes the following:
- the LOC120681000 gene encoding cyclin-dependent kinase 12-like, producing the protein MGSPGKPPIFDGSDYDYWKVRMCAYLLSLGSEVWEICVDPDYVNLAVRTTELQVRRHEVNSKAYNALIACLSRPEFDRVSDLLTAREIWRRLANFHEGTNHVKSRLYETHRRDYENFSQFPAECPKKKSSRDEDDPSRHEEYREHRHKHQSGHSHKKNGGRSKRHHERKKKNVGKYKNKQAFVAQSEDYSSTSQSSTSSSSSSSSDSDSHHRGEKKRSSKKKATEGFTGLCLHTGKAAGFCSMAIDSDADGTPSTTAEPAPQPEPSSEVRPEHPTPEELEDLYTALDNQDLIIKDAKRQFRALRQELKEVKLALEIAQSAPIVEDCVEEDECSQCIGLMSDLSELRSNLISELEEARKDKTRMEEENSHLREILSRVSAREPQLGMMVQQFKRPDGVGVGFAFTPADFVQPYGKIGEILEPSVNALSSSTAPPVPKPAPVKDEILTEPPKAPPKNPVWVPKPNHLKNRLDTLPPSGKPIPKPKLIFFLPAAAARLCARARAAARLRRSSRLPSPPTSRAAPGRSAARAPARPLLPLAPFSPNPRAHLRARRPLTPQPRAWAPPSSTARAAASKLPGFFASHVPRGSLCEFHGPPRRSLPTKFRAEIPSSPCSPASERTGRRAPPASPALHGSPTRGPRRLPAPSSRRLQAPPPPPPTRSQDCRAQLRLTPQGPWYTPQAEMEIGESTAMEAA